TGTTCCCGCAGTAGGGCGAGTAAATGCACTTTGGGCACCCATCCTCGCAAGTGCAAGAGGAGATTATGCGGAGAGCCCTCGACAGTGCCTCCTCAAGCCGGTGGAAGAGCAGCTTGCTGCAGCCCGAGCCGCCCGGGTAACTGTCATAGATGAAGATGTGGCCGGTCGGGTAGCTGATGCCACCCATGTCCGTCATCGAGGCTCCGACAACCGTCTGTCCGGCCGAGATGGTTACGTGCTCTATCGCGTGGAAGGCTTCCGCATTCCCCGTCAGGCTCCACTCGGGGTTCGGCGGGAGGCGGAGCAGAATACCCCTGGTCGGGAACTCGTAGCTGTACTCCTCGCTGAGTAAGGCCTCTCTCACTGTGGCGCCGCTCTCCGCCTCCTTCA
The DNA window shown above is from Thermofilaceae archaeon and carries:
- a CDS encoding Zn-binding domain-containing protein, with amino-acid sequence KEAESGATVREALLSEEYSYEFPTRGILLRLPPNPEWSLTGNAEAFHAIEHVTISAGQTVVGASMTDMGGISYPTGHIFIYDSYPGGSGCSKLLFHRLEEALSRALRIISSCTCEDGCPKCIYSPYCGNNNKILSRRKALHLLTLLAGGKALAPPPLEVAGQPIA